Within Calonectris borealis chromosome Z, bCalBor7.hap1.2, whole genome shotgun sequence, the genomic segment tttttcccctccctcaataTTCATCTTGCCATAACCAGAATACAGACACTTGTTAGGTGCAGTTGAGTTCTCTTAGATTAACGCAAAACCTTCTGAGTGAGTTAAAaaagatgttggtttttttccagaattacaTGATAGGCCATTCCAGTATCTAGgccaaaaaaagagaattaaatattaaacattaaTAAGTGTACTCAAAATAAAACTCAGATATAAGTCTGTATCATCTTCATTGTTTTCAACATAAGCATTTgttagaacagaaagaaaaaaaggtagacAGAAAGCATCATGTCTCagatttttcagatgctttcttgCTGCCATGGTACCAGATGCTTTCAACAACAGAAACACAAACAAGATTCATATTGTGGTACCCTTCCACAACTTAGAAGACAGGAAAACCTCTACCGAGTAAGTGAAAAAATCACCAGCTGCCTAGCACAATTCAAAGAAACCACAATACGGGAACAagtaaatatttgtctttctaaGCAAGACCCCCCATATACCTACTTGTCACTGTTGGCCAGCTGCTTGAAATCCTTCACTGTCATTGGCTTTTTCTGAATGTTGTACTGTGTGAAGAGCCCTGACTGGCCAGTAACCATCTGCTGAATTGGCGCAGGAATCACCAAATCTTCAATATCATTATAATGCTTTCTTGGCTTCCACTCCTTCGGTGGGACAACctttaaattcagaaataaaaaacaggacATCAACAGTTGCAATACCAATTCAAAACATTCCGGAAAAATCAAAAGAACCAGTCAAACATGCCCACATGATCAAATGAATGCTTGCTTACCAGCTGTTTCACAATAACTAACTGACCATGTAAGTGCTCCTAGATAATGCAGAAACCAATTCAAAATGGGCATAGTATTACTTCAATTCTCAAGCAGCAGCTCACTAATCTACAGCAATTCAATCATGTGCAActatgcatacatacacatgtacaaTAACAgaacagacaaatattttataATCAGAAAGTCTTACAATTCACAAACACTTCGTACTCCATGATATAAAATTGTTATcctcaatataaaaaaaaaaaaaaaaattcatacaaaAGATTGACAGTCCCCTGTCCAAATGTTATTTGGGTGTAAACAGTATGAATATAttatttcttactgaaaaatgaaaaaaatacggCTATTTTAGAGAGCTTTAGATTTTAGAGTCTGTTTAACTTACTCCCTAGAAAACTGCAGGGTACAACTCTAATACAGCAAGAGTCTGCATTAATTTAAAGTTAacacttttatttcaaaaaccACAGAATTACCCAAAGTCTACGGAAACATCTCAGCAGATTCTAAAGCGTTAGCAATAAAGTCATTAGGAATTTCAAAGAAGCCTACAGTCATATCAGTGTTCTTTAATAGGCTGTGTAATTTTGAACATTCCTTGCATATATTAttttatctgaaaacagaaaactctcTAGATTTGAAATCGCAACAGTTTTAAAACACAGCAATAGACAttttaatacatgtttttgttttggttttgaacttTTACCTGCCCAAAGACTCAACAATATGTTCTTTGATCCACTCACTATATTCATTCTTTTCCATGGTAGTCAaatcaaattttcaaaagcattggCTTGGAAACTTTTAAAGTAACATACAACAAAGTAGGATGGCTTTCACTAACATGCATCTACCACATACAAATTACGTTACTTGAATAATTAATTCACATCTTAGAGGTAGCCTTTACACTAGGCTAGCTAGGCTATTCTTCTGACAAGCATTTCAGGATTCCACACAATATTGTCCATTAGAAATTTCGCTATTACATCactccgagaaaaaaaaaaaattctaaaaaatcaTACAGCTAGATCCTGAGATCATTTGCTACCTTTGGAAAGCAATCACAAATGGGCAAATTGTAATACTAATGTATTCAAATAGTCTATCCTTCAAAGAAATCCGATCAAGACTATTCATGCGAGCAAGCACACACCAAAACAGAAACATCAAGCTGAAGAAAAGTCGTCAGATAGTAACATACTTCCATacctaatgtttttattttaaacataaacagGCGTTTTTATCCAATTTTTACACAGATGCaactccctcttttccttttttccttctcagtttccATGGGACTTCAGTTGTACAGGGACTACTTAGCAAGTTTCAGTGTTCTTtgcttttagagaaaaaaaaataaccgaATCATCTTGTGATTCCTACTTATCTCTTTCACACAAATCTTAAATTATATGCACatcaacaaaatacaaaatgttgGTTTGGAAGCAGAGAAGTCATGCATTCAGAATATATGCATAGAAATCAAATATGTGCACAGAGATTTCCATTTTCATGATTATTAAGCATGAACTTGTAGGTTTGGCTCAAATATATGaatactgaaaagcaaaatttgcaTTATCTTATTTAATTCAAGGTCAGTGTgttttcagcaataaaaatatttttgtgaatacAGGTCCAAAATACCCCCTTCCAGCTAACTGCGGCATGCTTATTATTCTTGTAATTAAGAGTACTGTTCAGAGAAGTGAATTCTGTCGGGACTGATATGCTAAgcatcattttaaaagaaaataaaaatagagtacCTGCCCCAAAGAATTTGCGTTTTCTAACAAAGGTCAGGGCAAGGACTGGAGATGTTAAAATATCATGTCCAAAGCGACACACAGCTAGTCAGTATAGAGTTGGAAATAATGACTAGGTCTCTGAGTTTTTACCACTGATCTGTCCCACTGAAGCCTCTTCACATTCCCTTTAGTAAAAATAACCTCTTCAAGGCTACTGCCTCTTCAGGCAAATTAAGTTTAACCCATGGAAGCAACCTAGATTGAATTCATCAGCTAAGCTGTTCAATGCtcaaatataaaaaaggaaaaacctaaGGTAAGGCTTTCTCATTTACATATCTGTATATATCTCAAACATCCTAAGCATATTAACACTATCTAGTGTTACTTAGTGTGATATACATTCAGTTTTAGATAGCGATGTCTTAGCTATACCACTCAATCTCCTCCATGAAGGCTGCACATTAGTACAACTCAGGTTATTTCGGAGTGCTATCAACGCATAAATTTCTGTGAAATCCTCTTTCATATACTGGTAATCTGCTGTTCTACATTTGATTCTGAATGGCACTGGCTACCATTTCAATGTAGCTACTTCTGCCCCAACTCTtctgaaagttgtttttcttgtACTTGCCAACATCTATTTTCAATATCATGTTCCAAAATTACCTTTCTACTTGCCAATGCAACTGCAAATGAATTTAAGTATTTCGCTCTATATAAATGCAGTCTGAGTCTCCAAAACACTTCTTATTCAAGTAAAGAGCAATTAATCTATCAGGGTgccttctttttcatttgttctatTGCTTtcattccttgttttcctttttaagtatAGGATCCTCTGTAACAGTAAGACTAAAATACGTTATCTATGCCTAAAGCTCATTCCAGACTTCAAAAAGCCTAACGCAAATTTTGTAGCCAATTTGCTCCAGGGATGCCCCAGTATATTATCTGCTCTGGAAATGGTTTAGTGTTGTTTGTCTAGTACCTTAATCATTTGTTTCAGGCATAGTATTaggatcttttttcccctttttttaacattttattcccCGCACTCCCCCCCACTCCCAACAATATGTGCAAGCCTTATAGACATTTTATCCCCATTTACATACACATATTCTTCTGCACAGGTAAGAGGTCTTCTCCCCTTACACTTTCACATTTAACCTAAAGTGTTGGGTACACCTACCCTGCTTATGACCTCTGTTTAGAGGTTAAATTACTGTTTCTGCATACACATATCGCTCCTCTGGTAGTCTTTATTCTCTTTGCATTCATACTTGAGTCAGTATATCCTAGACTTAATACAAGTTAGGTCCTCTGTAAGTTCATTTTATATTActatcaaaacaggaaaaaatattttattcttgttattttaaatCCAATTTCCAAAACTCAGAAAACGTCCCTTAAACTTTTGCAGTATGAATTATTGACTTggtaagatttgttttaaaaatacttagttggtttattttatatatatatttttttttttttaggtgtatCAAAAAATAGTGAAAATCAGAATATAAAAAGTCTCAAGACAACTGAGTAATATGTAGCAATTAaccaacaggctgaaaacaaCTAGAGATGATTTAACTGCTATTCTAGTATCAAgcagaagaaggggaaaacaaacctACACAGTATGGTTAGAAGGGCCCTTCCTCAGTCACAGTACAACTGAAACGTGActaattaatcatttttaaaaggttttgttaTGCTTTCTTGTATCATAGACATTATTCCAGCTGTTCTGTAAACCCAGGTCAGCAGATATCCCACAAGCATATAAACAcagatacataaaaatattttttgtgctcCTGGGACTATCACATTTTAACAATCTGTACATGGAGAAGAGCTTCCCAAATGGTTTTGATATGTGGTAGATGGAATGGGAATTAAATCCTAGGTGTATGGCCAAAAAAATGGAGACACACACATTTTCAATCATATAAGCACTGGGATATTAACTTCAAACAAGCCAAATTATACTATGCAAAACATCACAAATCCCTGACTACATGGCCAAATTCTGCCCTTATCGGATGTGTTCAGTTTTAGTGACTTCAATAGAAACACATGAAACTCCACGTGCTATGAGAAGAGCAACAACCTCTGTAAATCAAATCTTGGAATTATTTTTAAGACTCCACTAATTTCCAGTTTCTCTTAATTGCATGCATGTGCGCAATCTGAGAGAACAGTAATTTGTAGCCAATTTCTTCCATCCCCCACTACCTGATAATGAGATCTAATAATCATCTCATTGAAAAATGATGTTAATGAGAGAGCCAGAAAAAAGTATcatttcctttttggaaaaaagtcaTGTAGTCCAGATAAAACTACAAAATAAATAGCTACAGTTTGATAATGACAATAACACTGAAAGATTAATCCCTAAGGAAGCAGCTCATGATCTCATCAGGAAAGAAAGTGGTTTCAATttgtatttaattacatttttaaaaaaaattatataaaatgttgcttgaaaatttaaaaattaatacacgTTAAACAGTTTTAACTAGTAGTCTTAACTGCTTCTCATACTAATCCTGAAAGCTGTCATATCTCTGAAGTACTTTGATTGTAAATTACTAGAATGGACTCCCCACTCATTTTCAACTCAGTTATGGGATTCTAATCTACATCTTGCAGCATTACACCATGGTGAAGAAGAAAAGACCACACCCTAACCTCTGTTCTTCTGTTGCCATGATCACCATTTTACAGATTGATTTTTTACTAGATTAGtgttaaagtaaattaaatacagTATACGACTGCATCCATTACACAGCCAACATCTGCATTATACTCTTCAAAATACTGAAACACCTGGTAGATATCACTGTTGCatctagtatttttaaaaagtcagtttcACATATTCATGTGCCTAAcctaaaaagataaaaagataaccACTACTTTGGCCCAATACAATGTTCCTTTCAGGTGTCTCAACTTCAAAACAAAGTTTACAAGAAACAAAAGTTTCCATATTTACAGTGCCactctttttaaaatgacagcattAGTatattttattgatattttgTCACCTTTCAGTAACAAGTGAATATTCAGATCATACACGTTTCATATATGCAAGAATTAATCTCATCCTTGATTACTGGAGAAAATTATGTCTATCCAGAATCTTCATAAAGATACCTCCTTAAAGAGTTCactaaagagagagagagagcagagcagcacaAGGAGTAAGGATATGAGGATGACGGCAATAttacagaaattttaaattacacAATAAAGGCACAACTGTTTcacattcttttctttcacattcTTTCCTAATGTTACTATGTCCTTTGCCCTCCTCAGGACATCCTCAATGGCTCTGCCCTTTCTTCCTACACTGGCTGCACATAGAGGTTTAATTGCTGGATGGCAGGAAAGGAACCAGAACCAGAATCAAGATAAGGAATCAAAACAGAACAATGACTAAAGCCATATTCATGTctcaaaaaaatctgaagaatatTTCCAATAAGACAAATTCATTATCTTTTTACAGTTCCTACTGGCTGAAATTTTGCAACCAAGAATGCCAAGACATGGAAAAGTCTCCTTTTCCAGATATCCTAAagttcacacacacaaataacTAGTACACTGAGCTCAAACCATGACATATTTTAGTCCCACAGTTAATCTCAAGTACACCAACAGCCTCAGAGGAGCACTTAACACCATGTATCAGGAAGCCACTGACCAGCGGTCCCAGCTGCTTCAATCCCTGACAGAAAAGAAGtgaagcagcacaaaaaaaaactGACGGAGAGTAACTGAAGCTCTTATTTATTATGAATGTCtcagaaataagaacagaagTTTGCATAGGCTTTTTAAGCATTATAGTATCACATTTGATGATACACCTCCTAAGAATTGTCAAAGAGGTAAACAGatatacaatttttaaaggaaaattaaatataagatacttctttttattttcccccaaatTAAGAAGCTTCTGGTTTTGAATACTATTGAATGAAAAGATTAGTTGCCGTCTACGACAGACATAGCCATGATAAAGAGCATATCACAgatattcttctttttaaacaagactagttcattttttgtttttttttttcaaacataatTCTGGCTTATGTAATAGCTTCCTTACATAGCCAGAGAAAGCAAGGAGTACCATTTATGCATACCTGGTTTATACACAACATACCAAAGAAAGCAAGCACATTATATATGAATAAACaaactgaaatagaagaaaatcagtATCATCTCAGTGGCTGGTCATAAGGCATTTCCTATTTCTTTGGCTAGATCCTCATGAAACAGGATTAGAAACTACCAACAGTTGAAATAAAGCTATTTACTTAAACaatatgaaaataagaattttttttaatgttgagtcCATGTACATAATCCCCAGAATGATATATAGCTAGAATCTCCTGCTTACATACATGTTAATGGCGTAAATCTGTTGATCAACAGATGTCACTATGATGAATTTGCTGTTAAGTTTACTGTTCAAGACAAGAGGACTGCAATAGCTCATGCCCACACAAACAAATAGGTTCCAAAATATAGTTGACTATGTGAAAAATTCAGCTCAGGCTTTCCTCTGTTGTCTATTTATCACATTTCTACTCCTGTTTGcagagaaaagtttgaaaaatgtgACCTATATGTACTCTACCCTcagaaatcagaaagcaaataaactaCACGGTTTTCAAAGTGTGAGGGgttcagttttgctttgttttacaggAAGCAGAGAGGAGGGAGTGGGCACGGGGAAACCAAGAATtgcaggttttgtttctcttctctcaatttttaaatgtcttaacTTTGCAACATTAGCTTTCAGTGATGAAGACAGCTATTCCCGCTAACTACTTAGAATAACTAAGCTAGGATTTCTAGACCTGCACCGTTTCCTAACGGTTTGAAAAGTGGCAAAACAGATATGGCATGAATACTTATATGATGTAACACTAAATTACATCAAACTTAATCTCTGACAATCACTCTCCGTTAGGGGAGGAACACCTGCTGTAAGGTCCTGGATATACCATTGTTCAAAGGGCAATGCAATGGTAGTTACCTCACCTCCAATTCTCATTAACAAAAAGATAACACGATCACcattaaaagaaaactatttctatTCAAACACTGCCTCACTATCTTCATGCATACACCCATTGACTGTAGTAGGATTATTTGCTCTAGTAAAGTTACACACAACCCTAAAACACCAAGTTCAACATCTGGTAGAACAGGAGTTTCCAATTTATACTATGAACTCCCTATTTGTTCTGATTTGCCAAAAACTAGTTTAAACCTGCCTTAAGAAGAGATCATATTTTGCTACTGAAATATGGAAACAATTGACGGTTAGAGAGAAAACAGTATACAGCATCTTCATTAGTTTGCATGAAACGTCAGAGATACCAAAAAGTTCTTTCTTAAACCAGTAACAGATCAGTATCTACACGTTGAAAATcatctggaaaaaatgtgaaatactAAAAAGTTCAGTTTTGCAATCAGCAAAATACAAATATTGGGAAAACAGGTATTAGGAACAATTTTCCTTCTACATTATAAGTTTTACCTTTGCGACTCCAGCCCTATGAGCACCTTGTGATTCCATGTATGCTAAGTATTTGTTGAACTCCCTGAATTCATCCATCGAAGGCCTAAAAGTCATGATTTTGCAGCTTGGGTTTGGAGGACTATCTGAGATGACAGCGGCCATTGTGGTTCGCGTTCaatccagctttaaaaaaaaaaaaaaaacagaaaaaaaaataacatacacTGAAGAGAATAATCTGTAAAACAAGTTCTGAGATTCAACATACGtgtttcaaacaggaaaaaagcttctgaaaTCCTCTGCCCATGCTAGTataaaaggcacaaaacaaatgTTTACTTTTTCTCCTTACTCATTTAAGAATACTTAGCCCTTACCCTGCATGAACAGTATCATGACTGACATTTATACAGACCAGTCCATACCTCTGTTTTTACAGCACATTTTCTCAAGTTAACCTTTAACATCATACTAGCATCTTCCTGTGTTGATCCATCTGCAGGTTGCTGCATTTCTCTGTCTACAGATTTACACTTCATAGGCACTATCTAGAGCAACAAATCCACACATTTGATAAAATATCACTACTCTCATTCAGTATATGGAGAAAACCGATTGCTCACTTCCCACTCACACAGCAAACAGAGAAAGAGCACCTGGATTTCCTAACTTTCACATCAGCATTTAACAACAGGACTATATTACCCCTCATTCTCTGAAACCTCATCAACAGAAATAAAGCATGCAAGTGATACACATAAAGACAATCAGCgtttcctcttctttccatttctacATTGAGGATGGCTAAAAACAGTATCATATTTCTGTTTCATACCAAGATACAGTACTCATGAAAGGACTGATCTTTAGGCAACTGACACATATATTTTAGCTTCAGCAGGTGCTGCAATTTCCAACTATACATCACTATGTGCCATCTATTGTTCACAAAATTCTTCGTTAATCTTACAAAAAAATCTCATCCCAGAATACAAATAACCCAACTGTGACTAGCTTTTCAGTGATTTTGCTTTCCTGAGCATGTAATTTAACTCATTCCTCATTTTCTCCATCTGAAAAATGCATGCAACCATGTTTTTTATGCCAAACACTGTCACCATAAGTTTTGCTTGTATGTCAGTGTATTAGCCATTAATTTCATTAGCTTCATGTCCCTTCTAGCCTGGTATGAATCGCTGCACAAGAAAGCTGTATGTGGAAGATGTCTTTAGGTCTTCCCATGTTTCACTCTCCTACTGGTATACCAACATTTAGCCTGCTTTTTGtgtccttatttttcttctcatttttcctcCCCACTTCGCCCAGCACACCACTCTCCATTCTTAGCACttaattagatttctttttccaCACTCCCACCTTCAGCAACATCCTATTCCCCTCCCCACACTAATTTCCATCCCTGTTTCAACAGAAATTAACTAGATTTCTGCAACTCTCCCATTCTGAAAATCAGTACCACTTTAATTTGGgggtatttttgcatttaaattatcAAGTGGATATGGGCAAACACACCTCAAAATGTACAAATGGGATAACTTCCCTCAGCAGTAAACAGCTGGCTTGTATATAATACGCCCTTCATTTATTCCCATCCATTAAAGTTCTACATATAATCTTACTACTATGACCAGTCCCAGGAAAATGAAACTTGGGATTTATGACCAAAGGTGAAGCTATGCTTTCCTTCATTGCAAAGTGCAATAGACAGTGCTTTCTATTTATAATGCTTCACTGACAGTAAAATGACACCGGAAATATAATCAAGCAGGATATTTGATTTCTCTGTACAAAATCAGCTTTTAGGCTTTCACCTTTAGATGTACTAAATAAGTACATACATCAGTgaaatacacatatacacatacatacacacacctcCAACCTCCAAAAAACAAACTCTCTATTTGCTATTTCTTCACTGGGAAGAAGTTTAATAGTCCTTCATTATTTATCATTTTACACCTTTCAGTCCACTCCATTGGCTGTATACAAGATACCCAGCGGTCAGTAGTTATCTCATCATAGCATACAGATTAACATCCTTCCCTCAACTCTTCCAGTATTCTCCAACATTGTCAGTGCAGTTTTGCTGGGCTCTgcggggcggaggaggagggaagagtggGCAAAGAGAGCGAGAAGAGTTGATTCATTCTTTAgtttgttttgggtggttttttggtttgtttggttggtttttttttttaagcaaatgacTTCAGCATCCACTTATGAATTCGTCTTTTACATCactaatattctttcttttagTGGATAGAGAGGAACTTCTCAGAAGTGTGTTTTATCCACTTACATGCCTAGTATCAAGTCCAGCATTCCCAAACCAAGTCAAGCATTCCTAAAGCACTAACTttaatggggaggggggggcatgTTGCAACAACCGATAGTTGGAATTATGTTCAGTTAACCAATAACTGAATTGTTGTCTCACTACTTCAACATCTCTCAGATATAATTTTATCTAAGCCCGATCAGAGCAActatttttgcttaaatcaaTGTGGTATTTGTAGacaatacaaaactgggaggatcGGCTGATACGCCAgcgggtcatgctgccatccagagggaccttgacaggctggagaaatgggctgacaggaacctcatgaagctcaacaaggagaaaagcaaagtgcTGCATCTGGGGAGCAAAACCCCCAGGCATACGGGGTAcctgctgggggctggcaggctggaaagcagctttgcagaaaaggcctttGAGAGTTTTGGGCAACACCAAGTTGAacacaagccagcaatgtgcccgtGCAGCAAAGGTGgctaatggtgtcctgggctgcatcaggaggaatgctgccagcaggtcaagggaggtgatcctccccTTTTATTTAGCACTGtggaggccacacctggagtgctgtgcccagttctgggctccccagtacaagagagatacaCAGCTACTGGAagagagtccagcaaaaggcCAGCAAGAttatgaagggactggagcatctctctcATGAAGGAAAGCTGAGAGCGCTGGGTtggttcagcctagagaagagaaggctcttcTCTGTGTGTATAAACATCTAATGGGATGGAGTGAAGAAGAGGGAGACAGGCTTTTTTCAATGATGCTCAGTGACAAGACAAatggcaatgggcacaaactgaaacacaggaaatgccgtctgaacatcaggaaacaccttCTCACTGTGAGGGtaatcaaacactggaagaggtagCTCAGAGAGGTTGCGGAGTCTCCACacttggagatactcaaagccCAACCAGACACGGTGCTgaacaacctgctctagctgaccctccTTGAGTAGTGGGGTTGGGCTACATgttctcaagaggtcccttccaacatcagCGAGCCTGTAATTCTGTGCTCTTATCCTTGTGCGGatataaagaagacagagccagactcttcccagtGGTCCCCAGTGTCAGCATAAGTGTCAATgggcacaaaccaaaatacaagaaattctgcTTAAACATAGCAAAAAACTTAGCACGAAGGtgatcaaatactggaacaggttgcccagagaggttgtggagtgcCCATCCACAGTTCAACACTGCCTGAGCAATCCATTGCAGCTGAGCCTGCTTTGTGCAGGGAGATTAGACCAGAAGATCttcacaggtcccttccaacctccacAGTTCTCTGATTCTGAGCTATTCCTACCTCCTGCTGGAAGCTAACCACTGCAGCTGCACAGCTAAATACACAAAGCCAAAGTTACAGTTACGAATTAATATAATTCTGCCAACTCTTACATGTGCACAATGCCAGACATCACCTATATCACCTTCCACTACCTCACAGATGAAGCCCATTTCCAAAAGCATTTATGTAAATTGATTTACCAATTAGCTTAATCAGTTTCTATGTAAATGTATTAAATGAAACCATTCATATAGAAAGCCAGTTTCAAAAGGAAATCTAATACCAACCTTCTTATCATAGTTTTGTCTATGGGCACAAAACATACGCAAGCACAGTGCCTGTATGTGTTCCTACAAACCTGAGGCTCTGTCTTTCGTAAGTTTTGGAATTAAATTTGTCTAAGGTGAAAGGGTATAAGTCTGAAAGATAACTGATTTGCTGGAACTAAGACAAAGCTCAAGCATATAACTGAATTGTACTGTGATGAACTTGAATCTATATCACAAGCAGCATTAATAACTTTCAACTACTCATGAAGACATGTATAGTATCGGAAAGGTGGAATTTTTACCCACCTTCACTGGAGCATGAAAAATACAAATCCTTTCTTTCACAGGATCTTTTTTCTACCTGCTTCCATGCATCTTAGGGTCCAGTTTCCTATCCAATGACCACACAGATCAGCCAGCTCTGTTACTTTTGGTGGAAATAAGCAGTCCAATCCATGCTCCTCTGTTACCCTTCTTCCTCAGTAAAAGGCATCTTCTCATTAATTTACTGGGTAAAACAGCTCTTTGAT encodes:
- the KDM4C gene encoding lysine-specific demethylase 4C isoform X10 encodes the protein MAAVISDSPPNPSCKIMTFRPSMDEFREFNKYLAYMESQGAHRAGVAKVVPPKEWKPRKHYNDIEDLVIPAPIQQMVTGQSGLFTQYNIQKKPMTVKDFKQLANSDKYCTPRYVDYEDLERKYWKNLTFVAPIYGADINGSIYDEESSKHKHAKSLWRASVTSS
- the KDM4C gene encoding lysine-specific demethylase 4C isoform X11, whose protein sequence is MAAVISDSPPNPSCKIMTFRPSMDEFREFNKYLAYMESQGAHRAGVAKVVPPKEWKPRKHYNDIEDLVIPAPIQQMVTGQSGLFTQYNIQKKPMTVKDFKQLANSDKYCTPRYVDYEDLERKYWKNLTFVAPIYGADINGSIYDEYLKVTVT